From Camelina sativa cultivar DH55 chromosome 7, Cs, whole genome shotgun sequence, one genomic window encodes:
- the LOC104701300 gene encoding disease resistance protein TAO1-like isoform X2 produces the protein MGSSFLLGSGVAALGILIYIGNRILAVDKKRKEMAASLSPSSGPPSVSRTLTHQVFLSFHGVDVRKNLLTHILGEFQRKGITPFIDNKMERGVSIGSELLRAIKHARITIVIFSRNYASSSWCLNELVEVMKCKDELGQKVMTIFHQVKPADVRHHRGDFGKAFKKTCVGKSEEVKRLWRKALSDAANIHGDGVESDKWKSEADMIATIAIDVLGELQTTPSRDFDDYVGLQAHMTSIYSLLCLHTDEVRMIGIWGPSGIGKTTISRVLLNELSLHQFKLTARIGDIKRRHLNRHDVYDAKIELQKELFCKLLKHEIIDISHLGVTKERFKDKKVLVILDDVNELWQLEATVNCPGWFGSGSRIIITTEDKRVLEKHGIKDEDIYKVTKLASNLPLALQVMGSHFKQMSKEVWKMELENLKKSRLHKDIMDILKFSYDALNVEEKDLFNDIACFFNGEMINRVEEIIGDGFSRRLRVLEEKSLVYTYGGMVEMHTLLAKLVREEVQGCTVVVDAQRICNALAYNKDTLPIRGINLNLSEIRHELEIDETAFERMLSLEYLKIYNEVSVKTKLHLRQGLKFLPYKLKLLHWDRFPMRAMPSKFHPEFLVKLDMKQSKLEKLWEGNPPLGSLKEINLAGSMNLKEIPNLSNASSLKRLELDFCESLVEIPSSIGNATNLNIMYLTACLSLVKLPFSVGKLHKLETLRMIGCSNLEAFPTNINLNSLSDLTVTASKLKRFPEISTNIRKIVLSATEIEEVPSSIMYWSSLQKLDMHRCFSLKVFPLVPDSIEELDLSFTGIEEVPLSTMHLSRLRTLDMSSCNSLKVFPPVPDSIEELDLSFTDIEEVPPSIQNLSRLTKLDMVGSNLKVLPTNINMESLSKLDLSQCTGLQTFPDFSTSIEYLNLRDTAIEEVPSYIWSRFRLLELNMNDCKSLKVFPPFSNSVQGLELRCKEQFPRLLQLHLSGCKNLLSLPQLPDSISILNAANCESLERIHGSFKNPQISLNFANCFNLSQEARELIEISDCKFKLLPGEELPARFDHQAKGYFLTVKLDQRPLPLFLRFKACLLLLHGCFYDETFSYDSDVDFFTGAKAFSCRVLYIQNDNVIGSELRKYDLPALLGSKEHLYFCESSIPLNFPETDHVNHIELEFQFKVSGKYWKIQRCGVYDDKSADSR, from the exons ATGGGTTCTTCATTTCTCCTTGGATCCGGTGTTGCTGCTCTAGGTATACTAATTTATATTGGCAATAGGATACTCGCagtagacaaaaaaagaaaggaaatggCTGCTTCTTTATCTCCTTCATCTGGTCCACCTTCTGTGTCTCGTACATTGACACACCAAGTCTTCTTGAGCTTCCATGGAGTGGACGTCCGCAAAAACCTTCTCACTCACATTTTGGGGGAGTTTCAAAGAAAGGGTATCACACCATTCATTGATAATAAGATGGAGAGAGGAGTCTCTATTGGTTCTGAGCTTTTACGCGCTATAAAACATGCCAGGATCACGATTGTCATATTCTCGAGGAACTATGCTTCTTCGAGTTGGTGTCTAAACGAATTGGTGGAGGTTATGAAGTGTAAAGATGAGTTGGGTCAAAAAGTGATGACCATTTTCCATCAAGTTAAACCAGCTGATGTGAGGCATCATAGAGGAGATTTTGGCAAGGCCTTTAAAAAAACATGTGTTGGGAAATCAGAGGAGGTAAAGCGGCTATGGAGGAAAGCTTTGAGCGATGCGGCAAATATACACGGGGACGGGGTGGAATCTGACAAATG GAAAAGTGAAGCGGATATGATCGCTACCATTGCCATAGATGTGTTGGGTGAGTTGCAAACAACACCCTCGAGGGATTTTGATGACTATGTTGGCCTTCAAGCTCATATGACAAGTATCTATTCATTGTTGTGCTTACACACGGATGAAGTAAGGATGATAGGAATTTGGGGTCCATCAGGTATTGGTAAGACTACCATCTCCAGAGTTTTACTTAACGAACTGTCTCTCCATCAGTTCAAACTAACTGCACGTATAGGGGATATCAAGAGACGACATTTGAATCGACATGATGTGTACGATGCGAAGATTGAGTTACAGAAGGAGTTGTTTTGTAAACTACTCAAGCATGAAATTATTGAC ATTTCCCATTTGGGTGTTACGAAAGAAAGGTTTAAGGACAAGAAAGTGCTCGTCATTCTTGATGATGTGAATGAGTTATGGCAACTAGAGGCAACAGTGAATTGTCCTGGATGGTTTGGTAGTGGAAGTCGGATTATCATCACAACTGAAGATAAAAGAGTTTTGGAGAAACATGGGATCAAAGATGAAGATATTTACAAG GTTACGAAGCTTGCCAGCAATCTCCCTTTGGCACTACAGGTTATGGGCTCTCATTTTAAGCAAATGTCCAAAGAGGTGTGGAAAATGGAACTGGAAAATCTTAAGAAGAGTAGGCTTCACAAAGATATTATGGACATTTTGAAATTCAGCTACGATGCCTTAAATGTAGAAGAGAAAGATTTATTCAATGACATAGCCTGCTTTTTCAATGGTGAAATGATTAATAGAGTGGAAGAAATTATTGGGGATGGCTTCAGTCGAAGGCTTAGAGTTTTAGAGGAGAAATCTCTCGTATATACATACGGCGGAATGGTGGAAATGCATACATTGCTAGCAAAATTGGTTAGGGAAGAGGTACAGGGATGTACGGTAGTGGTGGATGCTCAGAGAATTTGCAATGCACTCGCCTACAATAAA GACACTCTACCCATTAGAggcataaatttaaatttatctgAGATCAGACACGAACTAGAAATAGACGAGACGGCCTTCGAAAGGATGCTTAGTCTCGAATACTTAAAAATCTACAATGAGGTTTCCGTTAAGACAAAGCTGCATTTACGGCAAGGTCTTAAGTTTCTACCCTACAAACTTAAATTGCTACATTGGGATAGATTTCCGATGAGAGCAATGCCTTCTAAGTTTCATCCTGAGTTTCTTGTTAAACTTGACATGAAGCAGAGTAAACTTGAGAAATTGTGGGAAGGAAATCCG CCTCTTGGAAGTCTCAAGGAGATCAATCTGGCGGGATCCATGAACCTAAAAGAAATTCCTAATCTGTCAAATGCCTCTAGTCTCAAGAGATTGGAACTTGATTTTTGCGAAAGTCTTGTGGAGATCCCATCCTCTATTGGGAATGCCACTAATCTAAACATAATGTATCTCACAGCTTGTTTGAGTTTGGTGAAGCTCCCATTTTCTGTAGGGAAACTCCATAAGCTAGAGACATTGAGAATGATTGGATGCTCAAATCTGGAGGCTTTTCCGACCAACATAAACTTGAACTCTCTGTCTGATCTTACTGTCACAGCCTCAAAATTGAAGAGGTTTCCTGAGATTTCCACAAACATTAGAAAAATTGTTCTTAGTGCTACAGAGATAGAAGAAGTTCCTTCATCAATCATGTATTGGTCCAGTCTTCAGAAGCTCGACATGCATCGTTGCTTTAGCCTCAAGGTGTTCCCACTTGTTCCTGATAGCATCGAAGAATTGGATTTGAGCTTTACCGGAATAGAAGAAGTTCCTTTATCAACCATGCATTTGTCCCGTCTTCGGACGCTCGATATGAGCTCTTGCAATAGCCTCAAAGTGTTCCCACCTGTTCCGGACAGCATCGAAGAATTGGATTTGAGCTTTACGGATATAGAAGAAGTTCCTCCGTCCATCCAGAATCTCTCACGTCTCACTAAGCTAGACATGGTGGGATCCAACCTAAAGGTACTTCCAACCAACATCAACATGGAATCTCTCTCCAAACTTGATCTTAGTCAATGCACAGGATTGCAAACGTTTCCAGATTTTTCTACGAGCATTGAATATCTCAATCTGAGGGATACTGCAATAGAAGAAGTGCCTTCATACATTTGGTCTCGGTTTCGTCTTCTTGAACTGAACATGAATGATTGCAAAAGCCTCAAGGTGTTCCCACCTTTCTCTAATAGCGTCCAAGGGTTGGAGTTGAGGTGCAAGGAACAATTCCCTCGATTATTACAACTTCACCTTAGTGGGTGCAAGAATCTCTTATCACTGCCCCAACTACCGGATTCTATCTCAATCCTTAACGCAGCTAACTGTGAGTCGCTCGAAAGAATACATGGATCTTTTAAAAATCCGCAGATCAGTCTCAACTTTGCCAACTGTTTCAACCTGAGTCAAGAAGCTAGAGAACTCATCGAGATATCAGATTGTAAGTTTAAGCTTTTACCTGGTGAAGAACTACCTGCACGTTTTGATCACCAAGCAAAAGGGTATTTCCTAACAGTCAAATTGGATCAGAGACCTCTTCCTTTGTTCTTGAGATTTAAGGCTTGTCTGTTGCTGCTTCATGGCTGCTTTTATGACGAAACATTTTCGTACGATTCTGATGTCGATTTCTTCACGGGTGCCAAAGCGTTTTCCTGTCGCGTCTTGTACATTCAGAATGACAACGTTATTGGATCTGAATTACGCAAGTACGATCTACCAGCTCTGCTTGGATCTAAGGAGCATCTGTATTTCTGCGAATCTTCCATCCCACTAAACTTTCCTGAAACAGATCATGTGAATCATATCGAGCTTGAGTTTCAGTTCAAGGTCTCTGGTAAGTACTGGAAAATACAACGCTGTGGTGTTTATGATGACAAATCTGCAGATTCACGATAG
- the LOC104701300 gene encoding disease resistance protein TAO1-like isoform X1 has protein sequence MGSSFLLGSGVAALGILIYIGNRILAVDKKRKEMAASLSPSSGPPSVSRTLTHQVFLSFHGVDVRKNLLTHILGEFQRKGITPFIDNKMERGVSIGSELLRAIKHARITIVIFSRNYASSSWCLNELVEVMKCKDELGQKVMTIFHQVKPADVRHHRGDFGKAFKKTCVGKSEEVKRLWRKALSDAANIHGDGVESDKWKSEADMIATIAIDVLGELQTTPSRDFDDYVGLQAHMTSIYSLLCLHTDEVRMIGIWGPSGIGKTTISRVLLNELSLHQFKLTARIGDIKRRHLNRHDVYDAKIELQKELFCKLLKHEIIDISHLGVTKERFKDKKVLVILDDVNELWQLEATVNCPGWFGSGSRIIITTEDKRVLEKHGIKDEDIYKVNYPNNDDALQIFCMYAFDQKYPHHGFEHLAEQVTKLASNLPLALQVMGSHFKQMSKEVWKMELENLKKSRLHKDIMDILKFSYDALNVEEKDLFNDIACFFNGEMINRVEEIIGDGFSRRLRVLEEKSLVYTYGGMVEMHTLLAKLVREEVQGCTVVVDAQRICNALAYNKDTLPIRGINLNLSEIRHELEIDETAFERMLSLEYLKIYNEVSVKTKLHLRQGLKFLPYKLKLLHWDRFPMRAMPSKFHPEFLVKLDMKQSKLEKLWEGNPPLGSLKEINLAGSMNLKEIPNLSNASSLKRLELDFCESLVEIPSSIGNATNLNIMYLTACLSLVKLPFSVGKLHKLETLRMIGCSNLEAFPTNINLNSLSDLTVTASKLKRFPEISTNIRKIVLSATEIEEVPSSIMYWSSLQKLDMHRCFSLKVFPLVPDSIEELDLSFTGIEEVPLSTMHLSRLRTLDMSSCNSLKVFPPVPDSIEELDLSFTDIEEVPPSIQNLSRLTKLDMVGSNLKVLPTNINMESLSKLDLSQCTGLQTFPDFSTSIEYLNLRDTAIEEVPSYIWSRFRLLELNMNDCKSLKVFPPFSNSVQGLELRCKEQFPRLLQLHLSGCKNLLSLPQLPDSISILNAANCESLERIHGSFKNPQISLNFANCFNLSQEARELIEISDCKFKLLPGEELPARFDHQAKGYFLTVKLDQRPLPLFLRFKACLLLLHGCFYDETFSYDSDVDFFTGAKAFSCRVLYIQNDNVIGSELRKYDLPALLGSKEHLYFCESSIPLNFPETDHVNHIELEFQFKVSGKYWKIQRCGVYDDKSADSR, from the exons ATGGGTTCTTCATTTCTCCTTGGATCCGGTGTTGCTGCTCTAGGTATACTAATTTATATTGGCAATAGGATACTCGCagtagacaaaaaaagaaaggaaatggCTGCTTCTTTATCTCCTTCATCTGGTCCACCTTCTGTGTCTCGTACATTGACACACCAAGTCTTCTTGAGCTTCCATGGAGTGGACGTCCGCAAAAACCTTCTCACTCACATTTTGGGGGAGTTTCAAAGAAAGGGTATCACACCATTCATTGATAATAAGATGGAGAGAGGAGTCTCTATTGGTTCTGAGCTTTTACGCGCTATAAAACATGCCAGGATCACGATTGTCATATTCTCGAGGAACTATGCTTCTTCGAGTTGGTGTCTAAACGAATTGGTGGAGGTTATGAAGTGTAAAGATGAGTTGGGTCAAAAAGTGATGACCATTTTCCATCAAGTTAAACCAGCTGATGTGAGGCATCATAGAGGAGATTTTGGCAAGGCCTTTAAAAAAACATGTGTTGGGAAATCAGAGGAGGTAAAGCGGCTATGGAGGAAAGCTTTGAGCGATGCGGCAAATATACACGGGGACGGGGTGGAATCTGACAAATG GAAAAGTGAAGCGGATATGATCGCTACCATTGCCATAGATGTGTTGGGTGAGTTGCAAACAACACCCTCGAGGGATTTTGATGACTATGTTGGCCTTCAAGCTCATATGACAAGTATCTATTCATTGTTGTGCTTACACACGGATGAAGTAAGGATGATAGGAATTTGGGGTCCATCAGGTATTGGTAAGACTACCATCTCCAGAGTTTTACTTAACGAACTGTCTCTCCATCAGTTCAAACTAACTGCACGTATAGGGGATATCAAGAGACGACATTTGAATCGACATGATGTGTACGATGCGAAGATTGAGTTACAGAAGGAGTTGTTTTGTAAACTACTCAAGCATGAAATTATTGAC ATTTCCCATTTGGGTGTTACGAAAGAAAGGTTTAAGGACAAGAAAGTGCTCGTCATTCTTGATGATGTGAATGAGTTATGGCAACTAGAGGCAACAGTGAATTGTCCTGGATGGTTTGGTAGTGGAAGTCGGATTATCATCACAACTGAAGATAAAAGAGTTTTGGAGAAACATGGGATCAAAGATGAAGATATTTACAAGGTGAATTATCCAAATAACGATGACGCTCTTCAAATATTCTGCATGTATGCCTTTGATCAGAAGTACCCACATCATGGCTTTGAGCATCTTGCTGAGCAGGTTACGAAGCTTGCCAGCAATCTCCCTTTGGCACTACAGGTTATGGGCTCTCATTTTAAGCAAATGTCCAAAGAGGTGTGGAAAATGGAACTGGAAAATCTTAAGAAGAGTAGGCTTCACAAAGATATTATGGACATTTTGAAATTCAGCTACGATGCCTTAAATGTAGAAGAGAAAGATTTATTCAATGACATAGCCTGCTTTTTCAATGGTGAAATGATTAATAGAGTGGAAGAAATTATTGGGGATGGCTTCAGTCGAAGGCTTAGAGTTTTAGAGGAGAAATCTCTCGTATATACATACGGCGGAATGGTGGAAATGCATACATTGCTAGCAAAATTGGTTAGGGAAGAGGTACAGGGATGTACGGTAGTGGTGGATGCTCAGAGAATTTGCAATGCACTCGCCTACAATAAA GACACTCTACCCATTAGAggcataaatttaaatttatctgAGATCAGACACGAACTAGAAATAGACGAGACGGCCTTCGAAAGGATGCTTAGTCTCGAATACTTAAAAATCTACAATGAGGTTTCCGTTAAGACAAAGCTGCATTTACGGCAAGGTCTTAAGTTTCTACCCTACAAACTTAAATTGCTACATTGGGATAGATTTCCGATGAGAGCAATGCCTTCTAAGTTTCATCCTGAGTTTCTTGTTAAACTTGACATGAAGCAGAGTAAACTTGAGAAATTGTGGGAAGGAAATCCG CCTCTTGGAAGTCTCAAGGAGATCAATCTGGCGGGATCCATGAACCTAAAAGAAATTCCTAATCTGTCAAATGCCTCTAGTCTCAAGAGATTGGAACTTGATTTTTGCGAAAGTCTTGTGGAGATCCCATCCTCTATTGGGAATGCCACTAATCTAAACATAATGTATCTCACAGCTTGTTTGAGTTTGGTGAAGCTCCCATTTTCTGTAGGGAAACTCCATAAGCTAGAGACATTGAGAATGATTGGATGCTCAAATCTGGAGGCTTTTCCGACCAACATAAACTTGAACTCTCTGTCTGATCTTACTGTCACAGCCTCAAAATTGAAGAGGTTTCCTGAGATTTCCACAAACATTAGAAAAATTGTTCTTAGTGCTACAGAGATAGAAGAAGTTCCTTCATCAATCATGTATTGGTCCAGTCTTCAGAAGCTCGACATGCATCGTTGCTTTAGCCTCAAGGTGTTCCCACTTGTTCCTGATAGCATCGAAGAATTGGATTTGAGCTTTACCGGAATAGAAGAAGTTCCTTTATCAACCATGCATTTGTCCCGTCTTCGGACGCTCGATATGAGCTCTTGCAATAGCCTCAAAGTGTTCCCACCTGTTCCGGACAGCATCGAAGAATTGGATTTGAGCTTTACGGATATAGAAGAAGTTCCTCCGTCCATCCAGAATCTCTCACGTCTCACTAAGCTAGACATGGTGGGATCCAACCTAAAGGTACTTCCAACCAACATCAACATGGAATCTCTCTCCAAACTTGATCTTAGTCAATGCACAGGATTGCAAACGTTTCCAGATTTTTCTACGAGCATTGAATATCTCAATCTGAGGGATACTGCAATAGAAGAAGTGCCTTCATACATTTGGTCTCGGTTTCGTCTTCTTGAACTGAACATGAATGATTGCAAAAGCCTCAAGGTGTTCCCACCTTTCTCTAATAGCGTCCAAGGGTTGGAGTTGAGGTGCAAGGAACAATTCCCTCGATTATTACAACTTCACCTTAGTGGGTGCAAGAATCTCTTATCACTGCCCCAACTACCGGATTCTATCTCAATCCTTAACGCAGCTAACTGTGAGTCGCTCGAAAGAATACATGGATCTTTTAAAAATCCGCAGATCAGTCTCAACTTTGCCAACTGTTTCAACCTGAGTCAAGAAGCTAGAGAACTCATCGAGATATCAGATTGTAAGTTTAAGCTTTTACCTGGTGAAGAACTACCTGCACGTTTTGATCACCAAGCAAAAGGGTATTTCCTAACAGTCAAATTGGATCAGAGACCTCTTCCTTTGTTCTTGAGATTTAAGGCTTGTCTGTTGCTGCTTCATGGCTGCTTTTATGACGAAACATTTTCGTACGATTCTGATGTCGATTTCTTCACGGGTGCCAAAGCGTTTTCCTGTCGCGTCTTGTACATTCAGAATGACAACGTTATTGGATCTGAATTACGCAAGTACGATCTACCAGCTCTGCTTGGATCTAAGGAGCATCTGTATTTCTGCGAATCTTCCATCCCACTAAACTTTCCTGAAACAGATCATGTGAATCATATCGAGCTTGAGTTTCAGTTCAAGGTCTCTGGTAAGTACTGGAAAATACAACGCTGTGGTGTTTATGATGACAAATCTGCAGATTCACGATAG
- the LOC104704687 gene encoding disease resistance protein TAO1-like — MAASLSPSSGPPSVSRTLTHQVFLSFHGVDVRKNLLTHILGEFQRKGITPFIDNKMERGVSIGSELLRAIKHARITIVIFSRNYASSSWCLNELVEVMKCKDELGQKVMTIFHQVKPADVRHHRGDFGKAFKKTCVGKSEEVKRLWRKALSDAANIHGDGVESDKWKSEADMIATIAIDVLGELQTTPSRDFDDYVGLQAHMTSIYSLLCLHTDEVRMIGIWGPSGIGKTTISRVLLNELSLHQFKLTARIGDIKRRHLNRHDVYDAKIELQKEFSDNYFPVGHPS; from the exons ATGGCTGCTTCTTTATCTCCTTCATCTGGTCCACCTTCTGTGTCTCGTACATTGACACACCAAGTCTTCTTGAGCTTCCATGGAGTGGACGTCCGCAAAAACCTTCTCACTCACATTTTGGGGGAGTTTCAAAGAAAGGGTATCACACCATTCATTGATAATAAGATGGAGAGAGGAGTCTCTATTGGTTCTGAGCTTTTACGCGCTATAAAACATGCCAGGATCACGATTGTCATATTCTCGAGGAACTATGCTTCTTCGAGTTGGTGTCTAAACGAATTGGTGGAGGTTATGAAGTGTAAAGATGAGTTGGGTCAAAAAGTGATGACCATTTTCCATCAAGTTAAACCAGCTGATGTGAGGCATCATAGAGGAGATTTTGGCAAGGCCTTTAAAAAAACATGTGTTGGGAAATCAGAGGAGGTAAAGCGGCTATGGAGGAAAGCTTTGAGCGATGCGGCAAATATACACGGGGACGGGGTGGAATCTGACAAATG GAAAAGTGAAGCGGATATGATCGCTACCATTGCCATAGATGTGTTGGGTGAGTTGCAAACAACACCCTCGAGGGATTTTGATGACTATGTTGGCCTTCAAGCTCATATGACAAGTATCTATTCATTGTTGTGCTTACACACGGATGAAGTAAGGATGATAGGAATTTGGGGTCCATCAGGTATTGGTAAGACTACCATCTCCAGAGTTTTACTTAACGAACTGTCTCTCCATCAGTTCAAACTAACTGCACGTATAGGGGATATCAAGAGACGACATTTGAATCGACATGATGTGTACGATGCGAAGATTGAGTTACAGAAGGAGTT ttccgACAATTACTTCCCGGTAGGTCATCCATCCTGA